In Deltaproteobacteria bacterium, one DNA window encodes the following:
- a CDS encoding polymer-forming cytoskeletal protein, whose translation MFNNKKDSTSTGSKVAGLIGGTPKHTLTALLDAGTAFEGRLTFSGTIHINGKFTGEISGNDHLVVLDKGTVNGEIEVGTLEIAGEVTGQVRVREKIIITSTGRFRGELEAPAGSLEIHNGANFEGTCRMGATTSGTSRLTLAAAEPSRGK comes from the coding sequence ATGTTCAACAACAAGAAAGATTCCACCTCCACCGGGAGCAAGGTCGCGGGACTGATTGGCGGTACGCCCAAGCATACATTGACGGCACTCCTCGATGCCGGAACGGCATTTGAAGGACGACTGACCTTTTCGGGGACTATCCATATCAATGGCAAGTTCACTGGAGAAATATCCGGTAATGACCACCTTGTTGTTCTGGATAAGGGAACCGTCAACGGCGAAATCGAGGTAGGCACCCTGGAAATCGCCGGTGAAGTCACCGGCCAGGTCCGGGTTCGCGAGAAGATAATCATTACCTCTACTGGCCGCTTCCGTGGAGAACTGGAAGCCCCTGCGGGCAGCCTCGAAATCCACAACGGCGCGAACTTCGAGGGCACCTGCCGGATGGGTGCGACTACTTCGGGTACCTCCCGGCTTACCCTTGCCGCCGCAGAACCCAGTCGTGGGAAATAG
- a CDS encoding DUF547 domain-containing protein — protein sequence MDYQRLRESSEWQGIRSLTANLRQFNPLNLKRDDAAKAFWINLYNAMIIDAITELGIRSTVWEVPLVFSRVAYDVGGHILTADMIEHGILRANARPPYPLSGPYFAPGSSQLVLALGRLDPRIHFALVCGSKRCPPIGFYEETGLDTQLSMATRAFINAETVVDSGTKLVTTSSIFKYYADDFGGMPSGLSRFLASWLDNAKTAEWLREHAHSARFEFRRYDWSLNR from the coding sequence GTGGACTACCAGAGGCTTCGGGAGAGTTCCGAATGGCAGGGTATTCGCTCCCTCACCGCGAACCTGCGCCAGTTCAATCCATTGAATCTGAAGAGGGATGATGCAGCCAAGGCGTTCTGGATCAACCTTTATAATGCCATGATTATTGATGCGATTACAGAACTGGGCATACGCAGCACAGTATGGGAGGTTCCGCTCGTTTTTTCCCGTGTGGCATACGATGTGGGCGGGCATATTCTGACTGCTGACATGATTGAGCACGGGATTCTCCGGGCAAACGCCCGTCCGCCATATCCTTTATCTGGACCGTACTTCGCACCCGGTTCGTCTCAGCTCGTCCTTGCCCTCGGGCGATTGGATCCCCGTATTCATTTTGCGCTGGTGTGCGGCTCCAAAAGGTGCCCGCCTATTGGCTTCTATGAAGAAACGGGGCTCGACACCCAGCTCAGTATGGCAACCCGGGCCTTTATCAATGCCGAAACGGTGGTTGATAGTGGAACAAAGCTGGTGACGACCTCGTCCATTTTCAAATACTATGCGGATGATTTTGGGGGCATGCCTTCGGGCCTGTCCCGGTTTTTGGCGTCATGGCTGGATAATGCCAAAACCGCCGAATGGCTAAGGGAGCATGCGCATAGTGCAAGATTTGAGTTCAGACGGTACGACTGGTCCTTGAACCGATAG
- a CDS encoding ATP synthase F0 subunit B, with the protein MDSLIETLSHPLPGFEGQIPLSFFFMLPIFWIAVVALNKLMFEPVLATVERRKAASTGASQGAATLQVEADTLARDYAARVKNATDEAMTMREKLIGQARSECEQKLLQARTEAERNLDNSRNTIRNEAETTRVELRNEIERIATEMARKVIGGAA; encoded by the coding sequence GTGGACTCTCTGATCGAAACGCTCAGCCATCCGCTTCCCGGCTTTGAAGGCCAGATACCACTTTCCTTCTTTTTCATGCTCCCGATCTTCTGGATCGCGGTTGTCGCCCTGAACAAACTGATGTTCGAGCCGGTGCTTGCGACGGTTGAACGCCGCAAAGCCGCCTCCACGGGTGCCAGTCAAGGTGCAGCTACCCTTCAGGTGGAGGCCGACACACTCGCCCGTGACTATGCGGCCCGCGTGAAAAACGCGACCGACGAAGCCATGACCATGCGGGAAAAACTCATCGGGCAAGCCCGCTCCGAGTGTGAGCAGAAACTCCTTCAGGCCCGCACCGAAGCGGAGCGGAATCTCGACAATTCGCGCAATACCATCCGCAACGAGGCCGAGACCACCCGGGTTGAGCTTCGCAATGAAATCGAGCGCATCGCGACCGAAATGGCCCGCAAGGTAATCGGAGGGGCTGCATGA